The Stigmatopora argus isolate UIUO_Sarg chromosome 1, RoL_Sarg_1.0, whole genome shotgun sequence genome segment atctatgtaaaaaaatatttatgttgtttttaaaaacagcTCTTACTATTGCCATAAAGATtgcattttagtttaaaaaaaaaaaaggtaaactgGAAAATTGAAGAGGGGTTTGACCCAGATTACAGGCAGCTGCTAGTGTGTAAATACACCCATACACCAACAAAACACAACTAATTTCTCTCTGTTTATATTATTTAAATTCAGTCTTGAGTCTTTCTGAGATCTAAAATGTTTGGTAGTCTACAAAGAAAGGAGAAATCATGTGGCAAAGTTGCTCCTAAAACAGTTTATAGAAGTACTTGACCTTGACCTATTGTTAAGTATTAgagaacaaaataaaagaattgTGTTCACATGCAAAATCCCATGCCTGCTGTCTCCCGGATCCTCTCGTAATAGTTTAAACTAGCGAGTCTTTTGTACTAAACCTATGTTGTGGTATCTGTTTAGAGAAAAACATCATTAACAGGAGAGAACTGCCACTTGTGCGGCCACATGCAAGTACAGGACAAAGGAAAGAGCTGGACCAAGATGTGGGTGGCTGTCACCAAGGCTGAGCCACTGGTGTTGTACCTTCAGAGTAACGGGCAGGTATGTTATGACAATAATGCTTTCTTATTTGTTatagggtgtcaaactcaactTTATGTCACGTGTCACATTGTAGTTATGCCACATCATAGCCTTTCTTAACTCACACAAATGTATACGAAGTACATTTAaagcctgcgatcggctggccaccgattcggggtgtcccccgccactggcccggagtcagctgggataggctccagcaccccccacggccctaatgaggataaagcggttcagaaaatgagatgagatgagatttaaagcttcagacTGATTTTTGTGACACTAAATCGACTCACAAGTTAAGTTTTATCTTCATCTCCTCATCTTTTTTTCACTGTGTTGAATAAATTAGCAGCTTATTTGTGCTTGATTGTCAACAACTGGGCTAAGGTGAAGAGCAGTGGTTTGTcggcaacaacaaaataaaaaataatcattcatttttatcattttaaaagcaCTCAAATTAATAAGTGCAGCAGCATGAGTAGATGAATAATTTAAGTGCACTGTGTTTACAGGCAAAACACCCACCATTTAGGATCGTCTCAAGATCTGATTTTGAATTTAGAAACCAGTaaaaatgttatgttacaaAATTATTCGTTTTATTTTAAAGTGaggattaataataaataataataataataaaaatgcttGCAACATCTGAACATTTTACGTACAAATAGGTGAAATATAAGTATTTTGGTAGGAAACATGGAGTCGATacattagatcaggggtcgggaacctttttgacagagagagccctaaacaattcatattttctaatgttatttcttgagagccattctcagaattgaaaagtaaaaatacatgcaaatgtgtgatttttttttttgccatttcaccacttttaaagtacaaaaagtctctgaattcttttgacaacattgttatgctgctgctaataaatcagtatcaattatATTATGCACGGGACTTAGcgctctcaccagtgatttccatattttacttcacaggttagtgaagagccatatgcacccatagaaagagccacatatggctcctgagccataggttccctacccctgcattaGATGTTTATGTGGGCCAAACAAGAACCTGTCCTGGGCCCGATGTGGCCCCcaggccttgagtttgacacctgtgaactACAACTTAATCCTAATTTTACTCAAACTCATTTGTTTAATTGGCTTCTATTTACGTCTacggtcgtcaatggcactgaaacatgagcaatGATTGTTGAATATCATGTGGGGGGGTTAAAACGCTATCAGGTTCCATAAGTTTTTCTGgtttaattcatttgaattttatttgtaATATGTTTGGTTCATTCATAAACTAGTctttaaataaacaattagttaattcattcattttccaagccgTCTCCACCATCCTCATGAGGATTGTGAGGTGTGCTGAAGTCTATCTCAGCCAACAATGggcttgaattggttgccaaccaatgaCAGACCACATGGAGACAATCAACAATGCACAAACatcctcatacctagggacaatttattttaatcaatcagccgaccatgcatgctttgggggtttgggaggaaaccggagtacctggagaaaacccacgcaagcttgaggagaacatgcaaactcgacacaggaaggtcggaacgcacaggggattgaaccctcgatctcagaattcTGAGGTAGATGTGCTAAACAACTCTTCCAGCGttggtattcattcattttccgcatTGATTATAATTACAAGGTTTGTGGTTTCGGTTCATTTAGGCCAGGGTTGGCACCCCTAATTTAGGGCATACCAAAATGTTAAAGTTGTGGCCCACATGATGGAAAATCATGTTTGGGGGGTGTTGGGGGCATGTTTTAGAAGGTTGTTTTATTAACTTATCTAAGGGTTACTTGCCTCATAGAGAGTTAAAAGAATTAGTGATGATTAAATTGTCAAACTCTTTATTGCAGGATATGAAAGGTGCGAGAGCCCTTCCGCTGCCTGGGTTTGAGGTGACGATGCTCTCGCCATCCACAGAGATCAAGCATGCAATCCGACTGAGTCACAGCCAGCAAACTGTGCTGCTCAATCCCCAAGACGCCGAACTCCAAGCTAAGTGGGTGGAACTCCTCTCAAAAGGAGCCCGTGGGGAAGCCGCCACAGATGCTTCAACAAATCTGACTGAACACCAGAAGAGCCAGTAGTGTTTATACACCCAAATTCCATAATTCCTTCTCCCACCCTGTGCCCTGTGGATAGACCACACATTACTTGAATATGATTACCTTGGCACTTTTTTTGGTTTCTCGGAGGGGACTTCCATACGCCATTTCAGCCTCATCCTCACTCACGACTCTTCCCTGCCACAATGCCACATATTCCTCTCCAAAATCTGAGAGGATCTCATGTCCTCATGAACTCCTGTTTTATTTGTATCTATAATATTGCTAAAGATTCCCATGTGGGTTTAATCAAAAGTCTTTTAGTACATGATTGCATTATTGTTGACTGTGTTGAGAAACATTATCTTTTAGTGTCAAGTGCATGTGTGCGAGAGCCTCCACTCCTTCCTGTGTATATGAAGCATTTGAATGTTTGTGTCATAAACCTGTGCCACCTTCCTGCCGCTGCTGGGGCGCAGTGGTAGTTCAGTGAGTATTGTACAGTATGTATACAATCGTGTGaatcaaaaagtacattttaagtTAAAAGACACTGAGGTGTGTACACTTGTGGCTGGCCACCTGACGCTCCCACTGGCAGCTCCCATTGAACATAACCCCCTTACTTTTGTTCCTATTACAGTATTTAAATCATGTTATTTGTCTTCAAACGTCAAATTCTCTCATTCATATTCttccattttgtattatttagaCTTATTCACAAGAGAGCCAGAAATGAGTCTAACCCTTTATctcattcagtgccattgactgcgatattcgtcaaatccatttaaacgAGGGTGgctggaactttttttttaccatgtttcagtgccattaggTTAATTTATGAAATGACATTGGAACAGTTACACCAATATAAAGGATTATCTTTTTACTTAGTTTCAGTCTTTTAAGGGATCCATgtaaaaacagttcatttttttagcagagctagtctatcactgtcaatggcagccagtgagttaaaaaaaaatattttcgcgTGTTCCCTCAATTTAGCAGCACCTGGCTTTCTCCTCACTCTTTGGTGATATGATGGAAATGAAGTACTGTAGCGTCACTTTCTTATGCCTTTCCCTCGATACCCTGCTCCTGCAAGCACCAGCCTTTATAAAACTTGCATTTCATCTAGCATGTTAcgtcaaaacatatacgtaGTAGGAAAGCATATCATCAATAACAGACAAAGAAGAGGAGTTCAACCGTGGTGTCAAACAAGCTGTGCAAATGTAACAAATATCTTTGTGTCCACAGCACAAAACTAGCAAGACTTGATAACATGAAACGGACATGTTATAAATATGCATGTGTCTCAGTATGTGCCGTGTCATGTTTTCTAAATACACTCCCGTACGATTTTGCAGttgctttttcatttgtgtCCTGTGCTTCTCTTTTGTCAGCAAGGGTTCTCACCATCTTCTGATTTGGAAACAGTGGTGCTGGACAGCAGGGCTTTAGAATGCTTTTCGATTTTTATATGATCTGTCTTTAGACTTATGTGAATACCTCTTAATGCATGTGTGCTTCTTTGATAGGTAGTGAGTGAGTATTGCCAATTATCAACAGCTTTTCTGGCAGAAACTGGTAGCCCACAGTTGCTGCAGAGCAAAACAACTAATATCCTGCCTTGTAGAGGTGAGATCTTTAGCCCGAGcccaaaatgtcaatcattactttggGTTCGGGCCAGGCTTatctctcgctgaaaaaaaagtatactaaaatgatgtgtggtctcgctgactttttaaaaaatatatatgtttataaaaatgtatactaaaataaTGTGTGGAAACTAAACTaaacttgttataaaataaataatttggataatacagagaaggcgctgtaatgtaattgcattCTTTCATACGAGAGCAAATAGACTTGCACCTCGACGCTgggcaggcatttaaacagttgaacTTGTCAAACATCTGTATTATCGTATATAAGAtgttatacagtcttgtttaacttagatttcgttacaaaagacaggctttaatgtgttatcataaatcaggcctcctcctcctcctgactTGGGAGTCCAGAgacctcacaaataaaatataaaatttggGGTTTTCTTAGGGCTCggtcctgcaaatcaagttactAATTTGCTGGGCTCAGGCcgggctggattttttttcggcccgatcttacctctactGCCTTGCATAAAAGTCAGAGTTGATCCTCTCTCATCACAGCTGAAGGGAATGGGTGTTATGGGAAAGCTGTCAAATGTCCTTGAAAAGTAAGCATCTGACCAGATGTGGTGTACACATCTGTGAGGCCTAGAAAAATTTTCATTTCTAAATGACACCCCAGATGACGGTTGTTTTACGATAAAGTGggatttgggggatttttggAGAACATTACAACCTGTAAACTAGCCCTCATTCTTGGACAACAACTGACACTCTGAAAACAACCCTGAAAGTTCCTGAACTATTTTTGATTAAAGAGGATCTATACAACTAcagaaacccacaaaaaaatatatatatatatatacatatatatatatatgtatatatatatttatatatttatatatatatatatatatatatttatatatatatatatatatatatatatatatatatatatataaatttaaaaatcccCTTCTTATTCGCGCTGTATGGTGCATCCAGGTGaagtaaatgatgattttaGTTTCTTCAACTGTCATATTATATAGCATAAGATAGACAAATGTACTGAACACTGGCTCGTAAGACACATTCTTTTATGTGGTTGCACCTGTTTCCTGTTTTGTTAGAATTTAGATGCGTCTATGTGTGAAGATGTAACATTTTTATCATGCGGAAAAAAGGGCTATAATGACAGAGTTCAGTGAACTATGCTTGAGATGTTGATTGATTGTAGGAAACACTAGCGAGACAGAGCAACATGAAACAACTAATAGCGGTTTCGTAAAGCAAGATATTGTCAATGCATTGCATggtcttgcatgtttttttcttgaagttAGGATGTTTATTACAGGGCCACACAAGTACATAAGTCCTGCGCATAGGACCCAATGTTGTCAAAGAGTGCCAGTCAGAATCAGTTGgttgaaggtaaaaaaaaaaaaatatttttgaggcaatttttcatttttttaatttttttttttaccaaatggTCTGTCTGTTAATCCATTGATGCCTTAAATTACATTTAACATATggtagatatattttaaaacaagcATTAGGGATATGCATGTCAGGTGCATATGAATACAAAACAGGaaattacattgaaaaatataaattaatgggaaaatacaaagaatagGTAGTTGAAAATACAGATTTAGACAtttaagatatatatttttttgaaacaatttttttataaattcttggtcatttattttatgaattaaaatcttttttttattattttgaatattttttttatattttattactcgttttttactttcttaatttttttactactattacttttcatttaaaaataattttaaggaGTTTACAAcattttagctgtttttttttcaattgaatttaCTACTAGCATTTTTCTATTAACACTTTTTTGTACTTATAATATTCCTCCAATgctttatacatacatacttgTTAAATGATTGTCAAAATTACATAAATCAGACTGCACCCCAAGCCTAAAAATATATAGGAGCAATAAGAGTATCAATGTACCAAAATAACAAAAGGTGTGGTTTTCTTTTACACATTCAAAACCTAAATAAAACAAGTACGTATATTGCAAATTGTggacccaggtcggtccacctgtgtggagtttgcatgttctccttgggcctgcgtgggttttctcacggtactccggtttcctcacacattcgaAAGGTaagcacggtaggctgattggacacaccaaatttgccgctaggtatgaatgtgagcgtgaatggttgtctgcttgtgccctgcgattggctggccaccaattcaggcccatagtcagctaggatgggctccagcaccccctgcgaccctagtgaggatgaagcggttcagaaaatgagatgagtcttAAAGAAAGAAGAAACCGCTTATGGGGAGCTGCCAGAATTTAATCCCCAATGTCATACTAGTGTCACGTGACTGTCTTTCTACTCTCTTGCCTTTTAGTGAGGGTGTGCGCTCTTTGCAGGTTGTATACGCACACGGAAAGACGCATTTGAATGGACTACATTTACTACACCTAAatcaaaaaatggattttacgaACAGAACTGACCAGGGCAACGAGTGTAAGTCGGTTGCGAAAGTGTGTTGAATTTTTTGCCTGTATTCTATGGCTTTCTACATTACTAATAATTTAAATAGACAATTTGCGCGGGATGTCCCTTATGGATTTACGCATTTGTGAGTTGTAATTGAACGACAGTTAAGTTTATTCAAGTCATCTAACTTTTATGCATCCTAACTTGACTCTAGGCTACAGCTAAAGTGTAAAGCAGAAGTGGCAAATGTTGAATGGTAAAAATAGTAACCTACTGTTTCAGATCttcaaacactaaaatttaaCGAAAttgcaaaagtaaataaaaaaaaattaacatggcACATCAAATCCTGCTGCCAACACAATTCTTTATAAAAGtaaacacgcgcacacgcatgcGCACACGCaggcgcacacgcacgcacacacacacacaaaacaaaaatattattccCAAATGGTATAAAACAGTATTAGTACAAATGGtttccatctcatctcattttaagaaccgctttatcctccctaggacagcggggggtgctggagcctatcccatctgactttgggccagaggcgggggacaccctgaattggtggccagccaatcgcagggcacaaggagacaaacaaccatctcaTCACACTCAATAtgaagtgtccaatcagtctacaatgcatgtctttggaatgtgggaggaaaccgaagtactcggagaaaacccacacaggcccggggagaacatgcaaactccacacaggtggaccaacctggatttgaacccaggtctccttctgtgaggctgacgcgctaaccactgggcTGACCCAAATGGTTTCCAATAGTATATGAATATAAATCATACAAGGCTCCAGCTTCCCTTCGTGACCCTTGCATGGATACGCAgtatgaagatgaatgaataaatcatacATAGATAAATGTATATCTTCCATAGTGACCGATAAGACAGAAAAACAATAGAAAGGAGCAAGGGCTAAAACAGTTTTGACCTTTCGATACCGATTCTTACACACAGTTTATGTGgtattgtggatttttttctttgaataatAAGTTACTGAATAGTCACTGAAAAGGAGCTTTTCAAATTGATTGACACTCACCAAGCACGtgaaattggattgaatcatacttGTCTAAGATCACAGTGCGTCaggatacaaaacacaaaatctacttTGCGGATTAACAGTCTTGGTGTACCGCAGGGGTCTGTGCTAGGtccactgctcttcagtctttacatAAATGACCTGCCAAGCTGTTGTCCTTCAATTGTCCCCTGCCAAATGTAAGCCAATGATGCCGTTCTTTATGTCCACGTGAAAGACAAATAAACTGCACAGGAACCCACAGATGCAATGACGACCGTGAagcttgaaaaatcccaactactacacttaaaaatatctaagactgtctgtatgtacttctcaaaaagagtgACAAATAACATTGATCCCAaagtttttgtccaaggaaaacCAATCAaagtagtccaagaatttaaatacctagaaatcactcttgactctcaacttgcCTTTAAACTACAGATAAAAAAACACGCtgaataaaatcaaatttaatttgTCCAATTTAATATTCATTAGAAACGATCTAAAaatctgaacctcttcgccaatcatcttaaagcctggttgctagacgaacaaaattgcgatcacaacgctgttgTCACAACTGCTacatgtgtgtgtctagtatgtgtcatcgtttatctggAAATTAACCCTCAGCTACCATCTGAAAtatttcgtgaccggacgtttcgtcgaaagacgtttggtttccggacgtttggtcgaccggacgattggtcgaccggacgtttggtagaacggacgtttggtagaacggacgtttggtagaacggacgtttggtagaacggacgtttggtagaacggacgtttggtagaacggacgtttggtagaacggacgtttggtagaacggacgtttggtcgccgggttcgctcgctgtcaaattatgacagtttactgttgatattttgatattagatgtttagatattaaactcactctctctctctctctctcatgattataattttgagagctggtttcaacagtaataaCCCGGCGAacaaacgttcgttctaccaaacgtccgttctaccaaacgtccgttctaccaaacgtccgttctaccaaacgtccgttctaccaaacgtccggtccaccaaatgtccggggaccaaacgtctttcgacgaaacgtccgagtaccgaaatatttacatgtatatgttcattaacatgaatataaatatgttcattaatatgtgctgtcccttattaaatatatCAAACTCAAATTCATGGATAAAAGACTGGGACAACTGGAAAAtgcggatatatatatatatatatatatatatatatatatatatatatatatatatatatatatatatatatatatatatatatatatatatatataccccaatttgggcaaaCCATTTGCTCATCGAGAGCCATTCCATTCATCATTATCTCATAGCTCTCTTAGCAGCCATTGACGGGTAAAGAACTGCAAATTCAAGTGGGATGGATGACAGGCAGTTTTCTCAAACGAGGTGGTCCTAATCCGAAACCTCATTTTTATTCAAGAAATACAGACGATCCCATGGTTTGATGCTTATTGATCTCAATGAATAAAACCTGTGTCTTACAGTGTATTACCAGGCTCAGTGCCCACCTCTCACTGCACCTCCCTTGGGTCACCACGTCATCAACACAGGCAAAGGCCGAAGTGTGGGTACAACCATTACACTGCAGTGCCCAACAAAACACTTACTAGTAGGAGATGATCTGAAGTGTGTCATGGATACCAACACCCCCCGCTGGGTGGGGGAACCTTTCTGCAAACGTACGTTTGCAAAAATCTAATGTAAACATGAAAAAAGTACAGAAAAATGGAATGGACTCACCAATTAGCACTAAACGGAAAACATAATGGTGTACTTCATCTCCACAGCATTGTCTTTGTATAAAGACGCTGGATTCCAGGTGGCTGTGCTTGCATCCATTGTAAGCGTTGGCGTAATATGCATCATGTCATTGGTGTTCATCACCAGGTGTATTTTGGGCTCTGTTCAAAAGAgcgcaagaaaaaaacaaaaaaggtaagTTTTTGGAGGATTGGATGAAGTGGGTTAAAGTTTTCCCTCGAATATGGCGACTTCACTTATAGAGAAATCAcatctttgcgatttttttctgctgttttttaaaatatatatctttatatatatctatatatatatatatatatatatatatatatatatatatatataaatatatatatatatacatatatatatatatacataaatatatatatacatatatatatatatatatatacataaataaataaatatatatatatacataaatatatatatacataaatatatatatatatatatatatatatatatatatacatacatacatattttttaagttcataaaaatgtgaaaagccacGCTGAAACTCCTAAGCGGAATCCACTCTTGCTaccaggactcagcactgaagaaaaataaaaggtaGTTATTATAGAGGTGACCCTaattgcgatttttcgattatcatggccatgtctggtctaaattAACCGTGTTATTCGAGGGTTTACTGTATTCAACTTTCAGTGCTGTGTTTCTGAAGTTTGGAAACGTTTCTTCCCCAGGAATTTGTGGAAATGGCCCTTGGAGGATGGCATGCCCTACTTTGATGCCAACTTGGGAGATATTATTCTGCCATCAGTCATTCCAGATAACTTCTGTGACAACAGGTGGGAGTTAGGCCTCTTGAGttttgaaaatgattgaaattaaggaagtgaaaaaaatccaactgtCTTCAGGGATCAACACTTATTTAAAAATCTCAATTTCCACACTCCCACAGACCTCCTCAATGGTTCACCTTCAGTCTCGGCCAGACAAACTCCTCTACGCCTCCATGTCCCTCTGAATCCTTGGCtgataaatcaaatcaaaatcaaaagcttttattgtcatcatacacagctccgtataacgaaattggtggtgctactccaagcttttcaaagtgtgttttcccagtaaaaaaaacataaatagtagtataaaaggcATAttccggctaggtgaattctaaaatattgcacacaaTTCAAAATTATTGCACATATTctcaaatattgcacagatgtctaagatattgcacattgttattacaCACccggaagttattgcacagaagggattgtgtgtcgtgctagctcaagttcagagtcctgatggcgatgggaaaaaaactcctcaagtctatttgtccgtgctttgtgagaccggtagcgtcagccagagggcagcagctggaacaggttgtgaccagggtggtattggtccctgacaatgttcctggctctgctgaggtagcgagggctggcaatgtcatccagtgagggcagagagcagccgatgatcttctaggcagtgttgatcactctctgcatggcttttctgtctgctgccgtgcttccagcgtactactgtaatgcagtatgccaggatgctctccacagtggctctatagaaggttaccagaagcttagtgtccaagttgttcctcttgagtaccctcaggaaatgtcgc includes the following:
- the susd3 gene encoding sushi domain-containing protein 3 yields the protein MDFTNRTDQGNELYYQAQCPPLTAPPLGHHVINTGKGRSVGTTITLQCPTKHLLVGDDLKCVMDTNTPRWVGEPFCKPLSLYKDAGFQVAVLASIVSVGVICIMSLVFITRCILGSVQKSARKKQKRNLWKWPLEDGMPYFDANLGDIILPSVIPDNFCDNRNG